From a single Sphingobium sp. genomic region:
- a CDS encoding SCO family protein: protein MRITERATQFIIAGLAVSAISGGAYLYYAAHEKNAAIAEKSAADPSLGAPVKLKLTDADGEPFDLASLKGKPVAVFFGFTQCPDVCPMTMQKLSIMRERIGAPFNDLQILFVSLDPERDTPDALKSYFGSFPIPVTGLTGSAADIAGAAKQFDVFYETVRYSETDYTIDHTASLFLVDREGKRAGEIGFDADEAEFQQKLESLVK from the coding sequence ATGCGAATCACTGAACGCGCAACCCAATTCATTATTGCAGGCCTTGCCGTCTCCGCAATTTCAGGCGGCGCCTATCTTTATTATGCGGCGCATGAAAAAAATGCGGCCATTGCGGAAAAATCTGCGGCTGATCCTTCGCTGGGCGCGCCGGTCAAACTCAAGCTGACCGATGCAGACGGCGAGCCATTCGATCTTGCCTCGCTTAAAGGTAAGCCGGTTGCAGTATTCTTCGGTTTCACCCAGTGCCCCGATGTCTGCCCGATGACGATGCAAAAGCTGTCGATCATGCGCGAACGGATTGGCGCGCCGTTTAACGACCTGCAAATCCTGTTTGTGTCGCTCGATCCTGAACGTGACACGCCCGACGCGCTGAAAAGCTATTTCGGTTCCTTTCCGATCCCCGTCACAGGTTTGACGGGCAGCGCTGCCGATATCGCCGGCGCGGCCAAGCAGTTTGACGTGTTCTATGAAACCGTCCGCTATTCCGAGACGGATTATACGATCGACCATACCGCATCGCTGTTTCTGGTTGATCGCGAGGGCAAGCGTGCAGGCGAAATTGGCTTCGATGCCGACGAGGCCGAGTTCCAGCAAAAGCTCGAGTCACTCGTCAAATAG
- a CDS encoding A24 family peptidase, protein MESLIPVTIQMLLIASALVLLGIMAWSDARYFRLPLVSNIIFLFAGLVVGHLAFGISKSDALIGAGAGYLGLAAVAAAYRHLRGREGLGGGDPILLGGIGAWLGWQVLPTILLFAALSGLAYAVLQRLFRPRRTAWQTQRIPLGTCLIFAAILSGATMLIAGA, encoded by the coding sequence ATGGAAAGCCTGATCCCTGTAACAATCCAGATGCTGCTGATTGCCAGCGCATTGGTGTTGTTGGGGATCATGGCCTGGAGCGATGCGCGCTATTTTCGCCTGCCGCTGGTTTCCAATATCATCTTTCTGTTCGCCGGGCTGGTCGTCGGTCACCTTGCTTTTGGCATATCCAAAAGTGACGCGCTGATCGGCGCCGGTGCCGGCTATCTTGGCCTTGCCGCCGTCGCCGCTGCCTATCGACATCTGCGCGGCCGGGAAGGCCTTGGCGGCGGCGATCCGATTCTGCTGGGCGGGATCGGTGCCTGGCTTGGCTGGCAGGTGCTGCCAACGATATTGCTGTTCGCAGCTTTATCGGGGTTGGCCTATGCCGTGCTGCAGCGATTGTTCCGGCCGCGGCGCACGGCCTGGCAGACCCAGCGCATCCCGCTGGGTACATGCCTGATCTTTGCTGCAATCCTGTCCGGCGCAACGATGCTAATCGCCGGCGCGTGA
- a CDS encoding copper chaperone PCu(A)C, giving the protein MGLNITPTGAMLLCGLAVVSQIAVGKAPTAVQPGTAWATPAGPGQKVAAAYISLRNLGKTPETLIGASSSVAAEVQIHSTELKDGIARMRRVDRLAVPARGELKLAPRGHHLMLMGLKQPLKAGDKITVRLRFAGGTTLDVAVPVTAASAKTASKGATHANH; this is encoded by the coding sequence ATGGGTTTGAATATCACCCCGACAGGGGCGATGCTGCTGTGCGGCCTTGCCGTTGTCTCGCAGATCGCCGTTGGCAAGGCCCCGACAGCGGTGCAGCCCGGCACAGCATGGGCAACCCCGGCTGGGCCAGGTCAGAAAGTGGCCGCGGCCTATATCTCGCTGCGCAATCTGGGCAAGACGCCCGAAACATTGATCGGTGCGTCATCCAGCGTCGCCGCCGAGGTGCAGATACACAGTACCGAACTGAAAGACGGCATTGCGCGCATGCGCCGCGTCGATCGGCTGGCCGTGCCCGCCCGGGGCGAACTGAAACTGGCACCGCGCGGCCACCATCTCATGCTCATGGGTTTGAAGCAGCCTTTGAAGGCGGGCGACAAGATCACCGTCCGTTTGCGCTTTGCAGGCGGCACCACTCTGGATGTTGCGGTGCCCGTTACCGCTGCATCCGCAAAAACCGCATCGAAGGGAGCGACCCATGCGAATCACTGA
- a CDS encoding SCO family protein: protein MTTPAIFLARGFTLSGDTGLETAQLVTADDRAADYHYGHLPPNPDQLGGMFNFSTLAGKPVDDADFKGQWTLLYFGYARCTDSCPMAIPVIATAAKELSKVGINTNAVFVDIEAPAIGNVRRRSDAGNDADGHVHLIDRKAALRSLQQSFGSDMQILTGTRGQLSAASAAFRVAREHTPPRDGERGHSINHSSLIYILDPRAKVAGYGYHTSTPKILIETVRRLKKAKS from the coding sequence ATGACAACCCCCGCAATCTTCCTCGCCCGCGGGTTCACGCTATCCGGCGACACGGGCCTCGAAACAGCTCAGCTGGTAACCGCTGACGATCGCGCTGCGGATTACCATTATGGTCATCTGCCGCCAAACCCAGACCAGTTGGGCGGGATGTTCAACTTCTCGACGCTGGCTGGAAAGCCGGTCGACGATGCCGATTTCAAGGGACAGTGGACATTGCTCTATTTCGGCTATGCCCGCTGCACCGATAGCTGCCCGATGGCGATCCCGGTGATTGCGACGGCGGCCAAGGAATTGAGCAAGGTCGGCATCAATACCAATGCCGTCTTTGTCGATATCGAGGCACCTGCCATTGGCAATGTCCGTCGTCGTAGCGATGCCGGCAATGACGCTGATGGCCATGTCCATCTGATTGACCGCAAAGCGGCGCTGCGTTCGTTGCAGCAAAGCTTTGGTTCGGACATGCAGATCCTGACCGGCACGCGTGGGCAGCTTTCGGCCGCATCCGCAGCCTTCCGGGTGGCGCGCGAGCATACGCCGCCGCGTGATGGTGAACGGGGCCACAGCATCAATCATAGCTCGCTGATCTACATCCTTGATCCGCGCGCCAAGGTGGCTGGCTATGGCTATCACACCTCGACGCCCAAGATCCTGATTGAAACCGTACGAAGGCTGAAAAAAGCAAAGTCATGA
- a CDS encoding multicopper oxidase domain-containing protein, with amino-acid sequence MDRRKFLKVSTVAAGAAALPSMASAQAAGGIFDLTIEAVDSEMIDGVFVFSMMFFDRSAQGRPILEVTEGDIVTINVTNLDTRPHGFAIPGIPTASVASIPPGGKATVRFTAPVGGTYMYIDPMLAPLNRILGLYGAFIVHPKLGTTVAGSPTPYSRSTHTPQVAALFNALGVHKRFPGNKWVPNDVERDKLWLFSQVDPLIAARVDAGEVIPLASIVPTFVPRYFLINGLSGYDTAPHKIDATTDWTKGSGRIMPHGREGQPTLIRNMNAGLCTHSPHIHGNHIFKLSDIRANGTIVLNTSCYELDAWPMEPMSRRDVLLPFEKPMDAVIWPPKEEPFPMRYVMHCHTEMSQTAAGGNYPQGMVTHWEMTGPL; translated from the coding sequence ATGGATAGACGCAAATTTTTGAAGGTTAGCACCGTTGCGGCGGGGGCAGCTGCCCTTCCTTCAATGGCTTCCGCTCAAGCAGCGGGCGGCATTTTTGATCTCACGATCGAAGCTGTCGATTCCGAGATGATCGACGGTGTGTTCGTCTTTAGTATGATGTTCTTTGATCGCAGCGCGCAAGGTCGCCCGATCCTTGAGGTCACCGAGGGCGATATTGTGACGATTAACGTCACCAACCTCGATACCCGTCCGCACGGCTTTGCCATCCCCGGCATTCCCACGGCGTCGGTTGCTTCGATTCCCCCGGGTGGCAAGGCGACGGTTCGGTTCACCGCGCCCGTTGGCGGCACCTATATGTATATCGACCCCATGCTCGCGCCGCTTAACCGCATCTTGGGTCTTTATGGTGCGTTCATTGTCCATCCGAAGCTGGGTACGACTGTCGCCGGTTCGCCGACGCCCTACAGCCGTTCCACGCACACGCCGCAGGTTGCAGCCTTGTTCAACGCGCTGGGTGTGCACAAGCGCTTCCCGGGCAACAAATGGGTTCCCAATGATGTGGAGCGTGACAAATTGTGGCTGTTCTCGCAGGTTGATCCGCTGATCGCTGCGCGTGTTGATGCAGGTGAGGTCATCCCTCTCGCCAGCATCGTGCCGACTTTCGTGCCGCGCTACTTCTTGATCAACGGACTTAGCGGATATGATACTGCGCCGCATAAAATTGATGCAACCACCGACTGGACAAAAGGTTCTGGCCGGATCATGCCGCATGGCCGCGAAGGCCAGCCGACCCTGATCCGCAACATGAATGCCGGACTGTGCACGCACAGTCCGCACATCCATGGCAATCATATCTTCAAACTGTCCGATATCCGGGCGAATGGCACGATCGTGCTGAACACCAGCTGCTACGAACTCGATGCCTGGCCGATGGAGCCAATGTCGCGCCGCGATGTTTTGCTGCCGTTTGAAAAGCCAATGGATGCTGTCATCTGGCCGCCGAAGGAAGAACCCTTCCCGATGCGTTATGTGATGCACTGCCACACCGAAATGTCGCAGACGGCTGCTGGCGGCAATTATCCGCAAGGCATGGTCACCCACTGGGAAATGACCGGCCCTCTCTGA
- a CDS encoding multicopper oxidase domain-containing protein, which produces MQAADWTKTGVKGELTYSTFGCNPFQEANFPTPDRVVPDVNVERHMDVSLDLPTPDGKTIRVWTFTDPLAPTLAGRAPMHPSPLMRFRQGQIVHSTLDPKKNAHTIHHHGIEPTTVNDGVGHVSFEVNARYTYQFRPSRAGTFFYHCHRNTPLHFEMGMFGPMIVDPPEGPGTLFSGGPKYDVERLLVLDDMDPRWHTLEHDAGMCGLDVGLNRFDPKYFLANGVFNNRTTTDPRVVINAKLGQTILIRLLNASYSVLETTIGLPGVCHSMDGCSLGTEPWVSALPLPANRPFIMSTAQRRDIIIRPTARGTFPIRHRFLHWVTGQVQDGGRGIVDTRIIVT; this is translated from the coding sequence ATGCAAGCGGCAGATTGGACAAAAACAGGCGTTAAGGGTGAGCTCACTTACTCTACCTTTGGCTGCAACCCATTTCAGGAAGCAAACTTCCCGACGCCCGACCGGGTCGTTCCCGACGTAAATGTCGAACGGCACATGGATGTCAGCCTCGACCTTCCAACACCGGACGGAAAGACAATTCGCGTCTGGACCTTCACCGATCCCTTGGCACCGACACTGGCAGGACGCGCGCCCATGCATCCTTCGCCTTTGATGCGATTCCGTCAGGGCCAGATCGTGCATAGCACGCTGGATCCGAAGAAGAATGCGCACACCATTCACCACCATGGCATTGAGCCGACCACGGTGAATGATGGCGTCGGTCACGTCTCGTTCGAGGTCAATGCACGCTACACTTACCAATTTCGGCCATCACGGGCTGGCACATTTTTCTATCATTGCCACCGCAATACCCCGCTTCATTTCGAAATGGGCATGTTCGGGCCGATGATTGTCGATCCGCCCGAAGGTCCGGGCACTTTGTTCAGCGGCGGACCCAAATATGATGTCGAGCGCCTTCTGGTTCTCGACGATATGGATCCGCGTTGGCACACTTTGGAACATGACGCCGGTATGTGCGGTCTCGATGTCGGTCTTAACCGTTTCGACCCGAAATACTTCCTCGCCAATGGAGTGTTCAACAACCGCACCACCACTGATCCGCGTGTGGTGATCAATGCAAAGCTGGGCCAGACGATCCTGATCCGCCTTTTGAATGCCAGCTATTCGGTATTGGAAACCACAATCGGCTTGCCGGGTGTGTGTCATTCGATGGATGGTTGCTCTTTGGGAACTGAGCCTTGGGTCTCAGCATTGCCGCTGCCTGCAAACCGCCCCTTCATCATGTCGACGGCGCAACGTCGCGACATCATCATCCGCCCCACCGCGCGCGGCACATTCCCCATTCGCCACCGTTTCCTCCATTGGGTCACTGGCCAGGTGCAGGATGGCGGCCGCGGCATTGTTGACACAAGGATCATCGTAACATGA
- a CDS encoding response regulator, whose protein sequence is MTFSIKKELFDNLYPAHISLDSNLHLTGFGPSIAKHFPDLEIGSQLFDSFDLTGGSRPEYFDLGTTKSLAIHLTSKCGGYKLAGTAVPLADESGYFLAVRHVPTEKAFKENKFQISEFAPGDPEVQGVLLINLQRAMIEESQDTALELSFERQRGLELLDRVSRIAGYMAHDFNNFLSIIKLNCDRLSRDFGDNERIERLVSIIRETAARGSSITGSLMKLSHQRTDTQMPMAVDPLVEENIAFLRTVVGSNVVLSAELKAGQTQSVISQVRFINCLTNLLINSRDAMPDGGEIVIRTDIKTLALDRRDNETGTPAEYIVVEVADNGRGMTEAVLSRAFEPLFSTKSNGSGFGLASVLEFAREMGGDARLESAPGKGAKVSLYLPTVDQNVEPVTADGNGTEKLANGDSRGRVLLVEDEPYALEALVEMLEAEGYSVTACETGEAALRANEKAEFDVLVTDIIMPGQRGTELARLACAQQPNLKIILMSGYVPDVSDISAGWMFIRKPMDSGQLLSMIEAAVGKGG, encoded by the coding sequence GTGACCTTTTCCATCAAGAAAGAATTGTTCGATAATCTCTACCCCGCCCATATTTCTCTGGATTCCAATCTGCATCTGACCGGCTTTGGGCCTTCGATCGCGAAACATTTCCCCGACCTTGAAATTGGTTCGCAGCTGTTCGATTCCTTCGACCTCACCGGGGGAAGCCGTCCCGAATATTTCGATCTTGGAACGACGAAGAGCCTCGCCATTCACCTGACATCGAAATGTGGCGGTTATAAGCTTGCAGGCACGGCTGTGCCGCTGGCAGATGAAAGCGGCTATTTTCTGGCGGTCCGCCATGTTCCAACGGAAAAGGCCTTTAAGGAAAACAAGTTCCAGATCAGTGAATTTGCACCCGGTGATCCAGAGGTACAAGGTGTTTTGCTGATCAATCTACAGCGGGCGATGATCGAAGAGTCGCAGGACACCGCGCTCGAACTGTCGTTTGAACGGCAGCGCGGCCTCGAACTGCTCGACAGGGTCAGCCGGATCGCCGGCTATATGGCCCATGATTTCAATAATTTTCTCTCGATCATCAAGCTGAATTGCGATCGGCTCTCGCGCGATTTCGGCGATAATGAACGGATTGAGCGGCTGGTTTCAATCATCCGCGAAACGGCGGCGCGCGGATCCAGCATCACCGGATCGCTGATGAAATTGTCGCACCAGCGCACCGATACTCAAATGCCCATGGCGGTCGATCCGCTGGTCGAGGAGAATATTGCATTTCTGCGCACCGTTGTGGGCTCCAACGTGGTGCTGTCAGCCGAACTGAAAGCAGGGCAGACCCAATCGGTGATCAGTCAGGTGCGGTTTATCAACTGCTTGACCAACCTTTTGATCAATTCGCGCGATGCCATGCCCGATGGCGGCGAAATCGTGATCCGCACCGATATAAAGACGCTGGCGCTGGATAGACGGGATAACGAAACCGGCACCCCGGCCGAATATATCGTCGTCGAGGTTGCCGACAATGGCAGAGGCATGACCGAGGCGGTGCTGTCGCGCGCCTTTGAACCGCTTTTTTCCACCAAATCCAATGGCTCCGGCTTTGGCCTTGCCTCTGTGCTTGAATTTGCACGCGAAATGGGCGGCGATGCGCGGCTCGAATCCGCCCCCGGCAAGGGCGCGAAGGTTTCTCTATATCTGCCCACGGTGGACCAGAATGTCGAACCCGTCACCGCGGACGGCAATGGCACCGAAAAATTGGCAAATGGCGATAGCCGGGGCCGCGTCCTGCTGGTCGAAGATGAGCCCTATGCCCTTGAAGCACTGGTCGAAATGCTGGAAGCCGAAGGCTATAGCGTCACCGCTTGCGAAACCGGCGAAGCGGCCCTGCGGGCAAATGAGAAAGCGGAATTCGACGTATTGGTGACCGACATCATCATGCCGGGCCAGCGCGGCACCGAACTGGCACGCCTTGCCTGTGCGCAGCAACCCAATCTGAAAATCATCCTGATGAGCGGTTATGTGCCCGATGTTTCGGATATCAGTGCCGGCTGGATGTTCATTCGCAAACCGATGGATTCGGGGCAATTGCTGTCGATGATCGAGGCTGCGGTCGGCAAGGGCGGCTGA